The DNA window ATATGAGCTGGTTTTTCTACTTTTCGGTCAGCCAACACATTTTCTAAAGTAACTGATTGTGGAAGCGATTCCATCCTCCAGGAGGACTTTCGGCTCCCACCCGAGCAGGCCACGCGCTCGGGAGATATCTGGGCAGCGGACCTTGGGATCGTCGGCGGGCAAGGGATGAAAACCTACCGTGCTCGAGCTTCCAGTGATTTCCGTGATGATTCGCGCGATATTAACGATTGTTTCTTCCCTCGGGTTGCCCAAATTGATCGGATAATGGATTCCCCAATCTTCTCCCTGTGCGCCCGTCTCGCGGGAGTCAGAGCCAGCCAGCAAGAGGCGGGTCAGGCCGTCGATAAGATCAATGACGTAACAGAAACTCCTTGTTTGGGTTCCGTCGCCGTAAACTGTCAGTTCCTTCCCCTGCAGGGCCTGAACAATAAAATTCGAAATCACGCGGCCATCGTTCACACGCATCCACGGACCGTAAGTATTGAATATTCTCGCGATCCGGGTATCAAGCCCGTGGCATCGATGGTAGGCCATTGTCAAAGCTTCGGAAGCACGCTTGGCTTCATCATACACACTCCTGGGACCAATGGGATTCACGTTGCCCCAATAGCTTTCTGTTTGCGGGCTCACTTTCGGGTCGCCATATACCTCCGAAGTGCTGGTGAGCAGAAAGCGTGCATTTTTAGCTAAGGCTAACGCCAGCAAGTTGCGGGTTCCGATAGTCCCCACCTCGAGGGTTTGAATTGGGAACCGAAGATAATCAGGCGGGCTGGCCGGACAGGCCATGTGAACGACAGCATCCAAGGGTCCTTCAATTTGAAAGGGAGTAGTGGCCTCCTGAAGAATAAAACGGAATGACGGGCCTTGTTCAAACTGTTCTATGTTTTCGTGCCGCCCCGTCAGGAGATTGTCCACGCAAAGAACTTCATGGCCCTGCTTAAGCATCGCTGCGCAAAGGTGTCTGCCGAGAAAACCTGCACCCCCCGTAATCAGAATTCGCATGTGTCCTCTCGTGGCCCTGCTGAGCCGTGTGCCTCTAATTTCCCTTCCCTTACTTCCGTAAACAATTTAAGACCGCGGCCACGCTTATCTCAGTGTCTGCGCGCCACATTACTGGAGAGATTATAATGCCCGGTCGCAAGACCAGACAACAATCAGTCAATTTGTTCAAGTAAGAAGCGAGACTGTATCGGGCATTGAAGGTAGGAGTTCCACAGGTCAAAACTCTGGCGGCAGGTATCAGCTTTCGGGTTGATTTAGTTTCCCTTATGCCTCCGGGCCGTTCGCCTCGTGGTTGTTGCCATATCCATAACCATATTGCTGGTAGTAGCCGTACTTGCCGCCGTAGTTCGATCTGTGTATCTGGACCTCATTCAGCGCCACACCGAGAATACGTGCCCCCGCCCCATACAGCAATGCCCTGGCCCTGCGAACAATGTCATAAGGCGTTTCACAGGCCCGTGTGACCAGGACCACTGCATCAGTGATGGTAGCAAGGATACGGCTGTCAGCGACGCTCAAAATGGGTGGAGAATCTACGAGCACATACTCAAATTCTGTGTGGAGCCTCTTAAGCAGTTCCACCGTCAGTGGCGACGACAGCACCTCCGCAGGATTTGGAGGGACGGGTCCGCAGGGGATGATGGAAAGATTGGGAATTCCGTTGACCGGCAAAATGGCCTCTGACAATTGGACCCTTCTCGTCAGGCATTGGACAAATCCCGGGCTGTTTCTTACCCCTGTGGCCCGATGGCAGGCAGGCCGCCGCATATCGCAATCCAAAATTAAAACTTTGCTGCCGAGGCTGGCCAGCGTCGCACCCAGGTTTACCGTTGTAGTGGTTTTGCCTTCACCCGGAAGAGCGCTGGTTACAAGCAAAACTTTGGGTACAGGATGAGCGGACAAAAGGATCGAAGTTCGCAGCGAGCGAAAAGCCTCTACAGCGGTAGGATCCTTCTGCAATGCAAGGCCGTATAGTCCATTGGACCCTTTCCCGATGGCGGTGATTCCATGCTCCAATGATTTTGATGAACCATTCAGATGGACCGATGGGATAAGACCCAGAGAAGGCAGTCGAAGCAGGAACTCCACTTCATCAGGCGTCTTGAGTGTATTGTCGAGATATTCCTGCAAGAATGCCAGGCCGACGCCCAGACTCAGGCCCAGGATAAAACCAACGGCAAGGTTGAGTATGACACGAGGCTTGGCCGGTCCTTTGGGCACCTGGGCCGGATCCACCACCATGATATTACTGGCATTCAACCCTGCAGCAACCTGGGCTTCCTTCATCCGCTGGAGCACCCCGTCGTATAGCGACCGGTTCGTGTCTACCTCGCGCTTCAGGATGTTGTACTGGATGGTTTTTTGAGAGACGACGTCCACAAGGCTTTCTTGCTGGCTAACCAGGCTGTTCAGATACTTCTCCCGCACGACGGCAGCGTCGTACTGTTGCGCGATGTTCTGCGTGAGTGCCTGCTTCTGGTGGTCGAGATTAGCCTGAAGCGTTTCAATCTGCTTTTTGAGGGCCATCGCTTTCGGATATCCGGGTTTTACGGTAGCAGTCAGTTCTGAATATTGGCGCCTTAGGTCAGAGAGGTTTTGCTCGAGTGTTTGAATGAGTCTGTTGTCAAGAACTCCTGGAAGATCCTGTACCTTCCCTGTGTGGACCAGGCTGTATTGAGCTTCCTTCTGGGCCCGGTCAGCCTGAGCCCTGGTGTACTCTTCCTCAAGCTGTTCCAGACGAGCATTGGCCATGCTTTGCGCCTGCGCATTCACGGCGTTCTGAATGAAAAGGATTGAATTCTTCGCCGCATATGCCTGCAGGGCGTCTTCAGAAGCTTTGAGCTTTGCCTTCAACTCAACCAGGCGTCCGGAGAGCCATTCCGACGCCTTCAAAGCTTCATTCCACTTCACTTGAAGATTCTGATCGATATAGTCTTCCCCTAGCTGATTGGCGACGCGCGCCGCCACCGCCGCGTCCTGAGAATAGAAGGCGACTTCTACAAGATTGCTGCGTTCAATAGGATTGACCACCACAGCTCTCATGAAATTGGTCACGCTGTTAAGATACGCATCCGAGTTGGGGTCCGGCGGGTTCGGGTCTGATGCGGAAGGAATTTTTTCAGGATCTTTTGCGACCAGACCCAAAAAACTCCGGCTTTGATAAAACTCGGGGTACCGGTAGAGGCGTAAGTCGCGCACCACGCGTTCTGCAAGCGAACGGCTCTTTAGAATCTGGTACTGCGTTTCGCGATAGCTCTGAAGGTCCCACGAGGGTCCGGCCTGAGCGATCTGCTGGAAGCTCAGCACTTGAGGCTCTTCTGGATTAATCTCAATCAGAATTTTGCCGGCGTAAATGGGTTTTTGCTTGAAAGTTCCGATTGCCACAGTTGTGAAGACTATCAGCAGGCAAGTCAGGACAGCCCACCGCCGCTTCAACATCACATGCCAATAGTCAAGCAGCCGTGGCGACTCTTCGGGCAAGACATCCAGAACATCCTCTTCGCGCAAGTAATGCCCGTTGAGGCGCTCTACGTTACCCGTCTGATTGATCGGCGTTATTTCGTTTGAGTCCATACAACTCCTCCACTGCCGAGGGGTGGCCTAGATCTATCAGACGTAACTTTTCATCGCCCCTGGTCCCTGGTAGGCCTCACTAATCTTGCTAATGCCAGGCTGAATTGAGCAGGGCAAAGGATTGAATCTCAGCCCACTGTGAGAATGAGCACTGGCTTCCGCGTCCTCCATTGCTTTCTCCCGGACTGGTTGAGGACGCTGATTTCCGCTTTCATTGCAGAGACTTATTCAGTCTTGCAAGCAGGCAATCCAAATTCAGTCCGAGCCGAATTCTCGCGCCAAATCCCAGCCTCGAATGGGTGAGGGTTGAACCCGCTTTGTCTCTGCTATCCTTTGGATACGGATGTTCCCGCTGGCACGCCTCCCTTGCCGCCGGCGGCACTCATTAGAACTCACTAATCATCAATGAGCCTAACAGACGATTTCTGCCCTTGTCAATTTGTGTACTAGATTGAAATTAAAACTCTTGCAACAAGTTTGAGATGAGGCAGAGGTTCTCGACGGTTAGGTGGAAATAGGTGCTTCTCCGGCGGCTAAGCATTCAATCGACCCTATAATAGCCTCGTCAAAGCTCGGCCGCTGAGATGTGGAGGATTGTCCAGCACGCTTTCCCGCGCTGAAGACGCTTTCTAGTAGCGTTGCATGTGGAGGCGCGTCCAGCGAATCTCCTTGCCTGAAGCCGGCAAAACGATGCAAGCACTATTTTAGGAATCCTTTGAGGTTGTGGAGCTTGTATGTCTTTCACGTGATTGAACTCACTCCTCTTTGATGTTAGAATTCGCAGTTTCCTGAATAGGCGATTGACGATAAACTCCAGATGGTCTAGAAGCATAATGCCGAACCTTTGTTCATCGCCAGATGGGCTTCTTTCAAATTCAATCAGGATGGGTTCATGACAAAAAGGAAATTCGCGCAGATATTGGCTGGGACCAGTGCTCTGTTTTTTGGGGCGAGCACGCTGCTTCGGGGGCAGGAACCCGTAAAGGTCACGCGAAGTGGTCATACGATTTCCGTCGAAATTGGGGGCAGCCCGTTCACCACTTATTACTTTGGCACTGAATCCCCCAAACCTTATCTCTCCCCGCTTCGAAGCGCTCAGGGGACAATTGTGACGCGAAGCTGGCCTATGGTGACCGACATCCCGGGCGAGGACCACGATCATCCTCACCAGCGGGCTATGTATTTTGCTCACGGCGACATCAACAGAATTGACTTCTGGGCGGAGAAGAACCTGACGCGGGCGGAACAGACGGTAAACGGTGTTTTCTATCCGAGCGAAGACCTCCCTAAAGGGCGGACGGTCATTCGCCGGATCGAAGAAATGCACGGAGGGTCTCATTCTGGTACTGTCAAGGCAACATTTGATCTTGTTAAACCAGATGGAGAAGTCATAGGGGAAGAAGTTCAAGCCTACACTTTTACTGGGGACAGGCACAATCGGACCATCGACTGTGGTTTCACACTCAGGGCGACACACGGACCTCTCAAAATTGCCGATACCAAGGAGGGGACATTTGCCATCCGTGTGGTTCACGGACTTGATTCGCCGCCGGGCCGGATGGTCAACTCAGGCGGCGGGATAGGCGAAAAGGAAGTCTGGGGCAAAAAGGCGAATTGGGTGGATTACAACAGCAAGGTGGATGGC is part of the Acidobacteriota bacterium genome and encodes:
- a CDS encoding transmembrane prediction, coding for MTKRKFAQILAGTSALFFGASTLLRGQEPVKVTRSGHTISVEIGGSPFTTYYFGTESPKPYLSPLRSAQGTIVTRSWPMVTDIPGEDHDHPHQRAMYFAHGDINRIDFWAEKNLTRAEQTVNGVFYPSEDLPKGRTVIRRIEEMHGGSHSGTVKATFDLVKPDGEVIGEEVQAYTFTGDRHNRTIDCGFTLRATHGPLKIADTKEGTFAIRVVHGLDSPPGRMVNSGGGIGEKEVWGKKANWVDYNSKVDGEEVGIAIFDNPQNLQHPTTWMARGYGLFSVNPFGLKEFFNDPKLDGSYTISSGGSLTLRYRVLIHHGDEKQADVAGAWRRYAAGR
- a CDS encoding polysaccharide biosynthesis tyrosine autokinase produces the protein MDSNEITPINQTGNVERLNGHYLREEDVLDVLPEESPRLLDYWHVMLKRRWAVLTCLLIVFTTVAIGTFKQKPIYAGKILIEINPEEPQVLSFQQIAQAGPSWDLQSYRETQYQILKSRSLAERVVRDLRLYRYPEFYQSRSFLGLVAKDPEKIPSASDPNPPDPNSDAYLNSVTNFMRAVVVNPIERSNLVEVAFYSQDAAVAARVANQLGEDYIDQNLQVKWNEALKASEWLSGRLVELKAKLKASEDALQAYAAKNSILFIQNAVNAQAQSMANARLEQLEEEYTRAQADRAQKEAQYSLVHTGKVQDLPGVLDNRLIQTLEQNLSDLRRQYSELTATVKPGYPKAMALKKQIETLQANLDHQKQALTQNIAQQYDAAVVREKYLNSLVSQQESLVDVVSQKTIQYNILKREVDTNRSLYDGVLQRMKEAQVAAGLNASNIMVVDPAQVPKGPAKPRVILNLAVGFILGLSLGVGLAFLQEYLDNTLKTPDEVEFLLRLPSLGLIPSVHLNGSSKSLEHGITAIGKGSNGLYGLALQKDPTAVEAFRSLRTSILLSAHPVPKVLLVTSALPGEGKTTTTVNLGATLASLGSKVLILDCDMRRPACHRATGVRNSPGFVQCLTRRVQLSEAILPVNGIPNLSIIPCGPVPPNPAEVLSSPLTVELLKRLHTEFEYVLVDSPPILSVADSRILATITDAVVLVTRACETPYDIVRRARALLYGAGARILGVALNEVQIHRSNYGGKYGYYQQYGYGYGNNHEANGPEA
- a CDS encoding SDR family oxidoreductase; this encodes MRILITGGAGFLGRHLCAAMLKQGHEVLCVDNLLTGRHENIEQFEQGPSFRFILQEATTPFQIEGPLDAVVHMACPASPPDYLRFPIQTLEVGTIGTRNLLALALAKNARFLLTSTSEVYGDPKVSPQTESYWGNVNPIGPRSVYDEAKRASEALTMAYHRCHGLDTRIARIFNTYGPWMRVNDGRVISNFIVQALQGKELTVYGDGTQTRSFCYVIDLIDGLTRLLLAGSDSRETGAQGEDWGIHYPINLGNPREETIVNIARIITEITGSSSTVGFHPLPADDPKVRCPDISRARGLLGWEPKVLLEDGIASTISYFRKCVG